From Pseudobdellovibrio exovorus JSS, a single genomic window includes:
- a CDS encoding glutathione peroxidase, whose protein sequence is MSTEKNFYDYSVKAAGASNYNLEQHRGKVALVVNVASKCGFTPQYKGLEELYQNFSHDQFVILGFPCNQFGFQEPGSDSEIQQFCSLTYSVTFPVLSKVDVNGGEADPVYQFMKEKAPGVLGTEAIKWNFTKFLIGKDGQVLKRYAPNTEPKDIKADIEAALK, encoded by the coding sequence ATGTCGACAGAAAAAAACTTCTACGATTACTCAGTAAAAGCAGCTGGTGCCAGCAACTACAACTTAGAACAGCACCGCGGAAAAGTCGCTTTGGTCGTGAACGTGGCCAGTAAGTGTGGATTCACTCCACAGTACAAAGGACTTGAAGAGCTTTACCAAAACTTTTCACACGATCAATTTGTTATCCTAGGCTTTCCTTGCAACCAATTCGGCTTTCAAGAGCCCGGCTCTGACAGCGAAATCCAACAGTTCTGCTCATTAACTTATAGCGTGACTTTCCCCGTTTTAAGTAAGGTCGATGTGAATGGTGGCGAAGCTGATCCTGTCTATCAGTTTATGAAAGAAAAAGCCCCTGGTGTTTTAGGCACTGAAGCTATTAAATGGAACTTCACCAAGTTCTTAATTGGCAAAGATGGGCAGGTGTTAAAACGCTATGCACCTAATACAGAGCCAAAAGATATTAAAGCCGACATAGAAGCCGCACTGAAATAG
- a CDS encoding aspartate kinase produces the protein MSTPTGISLKRQPLIVQKYGGATLADPEKIKQVAQRICSLHTSGAKVVVIVSAMGKTTNQLIDLAKQVSPRPLLREMDMLLSVGERMSMSLLSMALNDLGCTAISFTGSQAGILTDDSHVNANILEVKAFRVEEALEQDKVVILAGFQGVSPKTKEITTLGRGGSDISAVAIADYLKADRCEILKDVDSVYTADPKLVLNARSIPQMNYRHLLEMTQWGAKVLHQRSVDLAAQKQVILFVGAANTDTSNDTESTGTLITHEFAFERKHLLAINSYQRVFEIQLDTFSLVDFQKYLQFHQVGQIQILHQQNSTVWITAPEETLSSLQDFMSSGSHPARITQSELSSVSTTFTQSVTDSDLHETAAILKGAAIPVIQSTVSDLSLHFIVPAEKRSQAIQALHSLI, from the coding sequence ATGTCTACACCCACAGGTATTTCTCTAAAACGCCAACCGCTTATAGTACAAAAATATGGCGGAGCTACACTTGCTGATCCTGAAAAAATCAAACAGGTCGCACAACGTATCTGCTCTTTACACACATCAGGCGCAAAAGTTGTTGTTATCGTCAGCGCTATGGGAAAAACCACAAATCAATTAATTGATTTAGCAAAGCAAGTATCACCACGTCCGCTTCTACGGGAAATGGATATGCTTTTAAGCGTGGGCGAACGCATGAGTATGTCTTTGTTAAGTATGGCCCTAAATGATCTAGGTTGTACGGCTATCAGCTTCACCGGAAGCCAAGCTGGAATTTTGACAGATGATTCACACGTCAATGCAAACATTTTAGAAGTCAAAGCTTTCCGTGTAGAGGAAGCTCTTGAGCAGGATAAAGTCGTGATCTTAGCTGGATTCCAAGGAGTGTCTCCGAAAACAAAAGAGATCACGACTCTTGGGCGCGGTGGTTCTGATATATCCGCGGTGGCGATTGCAGACTATTTGAAAGCAGATCGCTGTGAAATTCTAAAAGACGTGGACAGTGTGTACACCGCAGATCCCAAGCTTGTCTTGAACGCTCGCTCTATCCCGCAAATGAACTATCGTCATCTGCTTGAAATGACCCAGTGGGGAGCCAAAGTTTTACATCAACGTTCAGTCGATTTAGCTGCGCAAAAGCAGGTGATTTTATTTGTGGGTGCAGCCAATACCGACACCTCAAATGATACGGAAAGCACAGGGACTCTTATCACGCATGAGTTTGCCTTTGAAAGAAAACATTTGCTGGCAATCAATTCCTATCAACGTGTTTTTGAAATTCAATTAGATACATTTTCACTTGTTGATTTTCAAAAGTATCTGCAGTTTCACCAAGTCGGCCAAATACAGATTCTACATCAACAGAATTCAACTGTTTGGATCACAGCACCGGAAGAAACTCTATCCTCATTGCAGGACTTCATGTCTTCAGGTTCACATCCCGCAAGGATCACTCAGTCTGAATTAAGCAGTGTTTCCACAACGTTCACACAAAGTGTAACGGACAGCGATTTACACGAAACAGCCGCTATCCTAAAAGGCGCTGCTATCCCCGTCATTCAATCGACTGTATCTGATTTGAGTTTACATTTTATTGTGCCTGCAGAAAAAAGATCGCAGGCTATTCAGGCACTTCATTCGTTAATTTAA
- the alaS gene encoding alanine--tRNA ligase: MTSTDIRNSFINYFKKNQHEHVPSSSLIPENDPTLLFANAGMNQFKNTFLGLEPRSYTRAVTVQKCVRAGGKHNDLDNVGFTARHHTFFEMLGNFSFGDYFKKEAIRLAWNFLTNELQIPKDKLYVTVFETDDEAAEIWHQQEGVPKDRIFRFGEKDNFWRMGDVGPCGPCSEIFFDHGPQYGTIADPYKSIAAGEDRYIEIWNLVFMQFYEEAPGKRTSLPKPSVDTGAGFERLVAAVQGRHNNYKTDIFKAIMEKGLSFFSSQSLEYFHGIEDRCLGDKEFAGQADTKQALEQLSALRVLADHCRAVSFLIADGALPSNEGRGYVLRRIMRRAIRYGRKLSTQHSFLSAMSEVLIAQMSEFYPELTTRKSHILSTIRDEEARFLQTLDNGTQILTDEIKKLKSQNKNIISGETLFKLYDTYGFPLDLTALMAAEEGLQVDEAAFEKQMQAAKEKAKASWKGKSLQTDEKHLIELSQKFSKTPTKFVGYDSLESSAYVLALSDGTQEVDSLSTGQTGLLILDQTPFYAEGGGQVGDHGAIRSEKSEVRVLNCTKHADVFLHQIEVVSGQLKNREQVTAAVEASERRQTTSNHSATHLMHKALRVVLGDHVSQAGSLVDSTRTRFDFTHNKPLSSEEIRKIEELVNDEIAKANPVSAEVMPHKEALDKGAMALFGEKYGDQVRVLTMGSFSCELCGGTHVKNTAEIRAFKIISESGVSSGVRRVEAITGSHAIQYLMQNTEELLAARQLTGVPADKTLSQWAEERRNEIKDLHKQIKKAQSNQINIDDLLKAAQTFNTAAGQAQLVFADLPIDDRDVLSQISDQLKNKIQKGVVITVGTGDASHPVIISVSKDLNPQLKAGDLLKDFAQAMGGKGGGRPDFAQGAVPDRSKLSQAYDLISKKILQ; the protein is encoded by the coding sequence ATGACGAGTACTGATATTCGCAACAGCTTTATTAATTACTTCAAAAAGAATCAGCACGAGCATGTCCCTAGCTCAAGCCTGATCCCTGAAAATGATCCTACATTGCTTTTCGCCAATGCGGGGATGAATCAATTTAAAAATACATTCCTTGGTTTGGAACCTCGCTCTTATACTCGCGCGGTGACTGTACAAAAGTGTGTCCGCGCCGGTGGTAAACACAATGACTTAGATAACGTCGGCTTCACGGCACGCCACCACACCTTCTTCGAAATGTTGGGGAATTTTTCATTTGGTGATTACTTTAAAAAAGAGGCGATCCGTCTTGCATGGAATTTCTTAACTAACGAGTTACAAATTCCAAAAGACAAACTGTACGTCACTGTTTTTGAAACAGATGATGAAGCGGCTGAAATCTGGCATCAACAGGAAGGTGTACCGAAAGATCGCATCTTCCGCTTTGGCGAAAAAGACAACTTCTGGCGCATGGGTGACGTGGGACCTTGCGGCCCTTGCAGTGAAATCTTTTTCGATCACGGACCACAGTACGGAACCATTGCTGACCCTTACAAAAGTATCGCTGCCGGCGAAGATCGCTACATCGAAATCTGGAATCTGGTTTTCATGCAGTTCTACGAAGAAGCTCCGGGTAAGCGTACGTCTTTACCGAAACCCTCTGTTGACACAGGTGCGGGTTTCGAACGCCTTGTTGCCGCCGTTCAAGGCCGTCACAACAACTACAAGACCGATATCTTCAAAGCCATTATGGAAAAGGGTCTTTCTTTTTTCAGCTCGCAGTCTTTAGAGTACTTCCATGGCATTGAAGATCGCTGCCTTGGCGACAAAGAATTTGCAGGACAAGCAGACACCAAACAGGCTTTAGAGCAACTGTCTGCTTTACGTGTATTGGCCGATCACTGTCGTGCCGTTTCTTTTTTGATTGCAGACGGCGCACTTCCTTCCAATGAAGGCCGTGGTTATGTCTTACGTCGTATCATGCGTCGGGCGATTCGCTATGGTCGCAAACTTTCGACACAGCATTCATTTCTGTCTGCCATGAGCGAAGTATTGATTGCGCAAATGTCTGAGTTCTATCCGGAACTGACAACTCGCAAGTCTCACATCCTCAGCACTATCCGCGACGAAGAGGCCCGTTTCTTACAGACACTGGATAACGGAACTCAGATTTTGACCGACGAGATCAAAAAATTGAAATCGCAAAACAAAAATATCATCTCGGGCGAAACACTTTTCAAACTTTACGACACCTACGGCTTCCCGCTGGATCTGACGGCTCTTATGGCGGCAGAAGAAGGTTTACAAGTCGACGAAGCTGCGTTTGAAAAACAAATGCAGGCGGCAAAAGAAAAAGCGAAAGCCTCGTGGAAAGGCAAGTCTTTACAAACGGATGAAAAACACCTGATTGAACTAAGTCAGAAATTTTCAAAAACGCCGACCAAGTTTGTCGGCTATGATTCATTAGAATCTTCAGCCTATGTGCTTGCTCTTTCCGATGGAACTCAGGAAGTGGATTCTCTGAGTACGGGACAAACCGGTCTTTTGATTTTGGATCAAACTCCGTTTTACGCAGAAGGTGGCGGACAAGTTGGCGATCATGGAGCTATTCGCTCTGAAAAATCCGAGGTTCGCGTTTTAAACTGCACCAAACATGCAGACGTCTTCCTACACCAAATTGAAGTCGTTTCTGGTCAACTAAAAAACCGTGAGCAAGTAACAGCTGCGGTTGAAGCCTCAGAACGCCGTCAGACCACATCCAATCACTCGGCGACTCACCTGATGCACAAAGCCCTACGCGTAGTACTGGGTGATCATGTGTCGCAGGCGGGTTCACTGGTCGATAGCACACGCACCCGCTTTGACTTCACTCACAACAAACCCTTATCGTCTGAAGAAATTCGTAAAATCGAAGAACTGGTGAATGACGAAATCGCCAAAGCTAATCCTGTCAGCGCAGAAGTCATGCCCCACAAAGAGGCCCTTGATAAAGGTGCCATGGCTCTTTTCGGAGAGAAATACGGCGATCAGGTTCGCGTCCTGACTATGGGCAGTTTCTCGTGCGAACTTTGTGGCGGAACGCATGTGAAGAACACTGCTGAAATTCGCGCCTTCAAAATTATTTCTGAATCAGGTGTCAGTTCCGGCGTGCGCCGTGTGGAAGCCATCACGGGTTCCCATGCCATTCAGTATCTGATGCAGAATACAGAAGAGCTTCTGGCAGCCCGTCAACTGACGGGTGTTCCTGCCGATAAAACTTTATCTCAGTGGGCTGAAGAGCGCCGTAACGAGATCAAGGATTTACACAAGCAAATCAAAAAAGCTCAATCCAACCAGATCAATATCGATGATCTTCTGAAAGCAGCGCAGACATTCAACACAGCAGCCGGACAAGCGCAGTTGGTCTTTGCTGATTTGCCGATTGACGATCGCGATGTGCTTTCTCAGATCTCGGACCAGTTGAAAAACAAAATCCAAAAAGGAGTGGTCATCACTGTAGGAACTGGGGACGCGTCCCATCCAGTGATTATCTCGGTCAGTAAAGATTTGAATCCGCAGTTAAAAGCCGGTGATCTCTTGAAGGATTTTGCGCAGGCTATGGGTGGAAAAGGCGGAGGTCGCCCTGACTTCGCGCAAGGGGCTGTGCCAGATCGTAGCAAGCTTTCGCAAGCCTAC
- the flgA gene encoding flagellar basal body P-ring formation chaperone FlgA — MMNRVLSVFILMISSLAWATTEPEITIPSTVEVSPRQQISLNDVVEARNLDEGTMKSLQEIVIETDKQNGISKTELARLLRSVKARFILPSELKVIRSRGAISRMEVERKIKNKIYSDCNDCEVQIQIASVPTHIQSDWAMDLNIDMSKNNVMIPVYSTSNTAQKGWIIADIKRYQNVPVLRHSVKIGDVLTEDMFVTEKRQLMHTRDTVQSVEAVVGMQANRFISAGQLLRYSDVKKEQVLRRGQMVKAMFGGPDFEVMISAEAQEAGAIGDVVKIKNMDSQKVFAARIVERGLVRIE, encoded by the coding sequence ATGATGAATAGGGTTCTGTCTGTTTTTATTCTCATGATCAGTTCTTTGGCTTGGGCGACAACTGAGCCCGAGATTACTATTCCTTCAACGGTAGAGGTGTCGCCACGTCAACAAATCAGCTTGAATGATGTTGTTGAGGCCCGCAATTTAGATGAAGGCACAATGAAGAGCTTACAGGAAATCGTGATTGAAACTGATAAGCAAAATGGCATTAGCAAGACAGAGCTAGCACGTCTTTTAAGAAGCGTAAAAGCGCGTTTTATTTTACCGAGTGAATTAAAAGTCATTCGTAGCCGTGGTGCGATTTCGCGCATGGAAGTTGAACGTAAAATTAAAAATAAAATCTATTCTGATTGCAATGACTGCGAAGTGCAGATTCAAATCGCATCGGTACCGACTCATATTCAAAGTGATTGGGCTATGGATTTGAATATCGACATGTCAAAAAACAATGTCATGATTCCTGTTTATTCGACTTCAAATACAGCTCAAAAAGGCTGGATCATTGCGGATATTAAAAGATATCAGAATGTTCCTGTATTGCGCCATTCTGTAAAAATTGGCGATGTTTTGACAGAGGATATGTTTGTTACAGAAAAGCGTCAGTTGATGCATACACGCGATACAGTGCAATCTGTTGAAGCGGTGGTGGGAATGCAAGCGAATCGCTTTATCAGTGCAGGACAATTACTACGTTACAGCGATGTCAAAAAAGAACAGGTATTACGCCGCGGCCAAATGGTAAAAGCTATGTTTGGCGGCCCTGACTTCGAGGTCATGATCTCGGCTGAGGCTCAAGAGGCTGGCGCTATTGGTGATGTTGTTAAAATTAAAAACATGGATTCACAAAAAGTATTTGCAGCTCGAATTGTAGAACGTGGACTAGTAAGGATTGAATAG
- the flgG gene encoding flagellar basal-body rod protein FlgG, whose product MIKSLNTAATGMLAQQNNMDVISNNIANVNTTGFKKGRAEFEDLVYHNLKDPGAASGMNSITPTGVQTGLGVRTAAIQKDFTGGSAIITRNPLDLQIEGAGFFQVRTPDGEISYTRDGSFKKDAGGRVVDKNGNALIPEIVVPPNTMALEISPSGEVRSITDQAGEPQVLGQIDLASFINPAGLKNVGKNLFLPTAASGQPQQARPGTSGLGYLAQGELEGSNVNIVDEMVNMISAQRAYETNSKVVQTADQMMQTAVNIK is encoded by the coding sequence ATGATTAAAAGTTTAAATACGGCGGCTACAGGTATGTTGGCTCAACAGAATAACATGGATGTTATTTCCAACAATATCGCCAATGTGAACACAACTGGCTTTAAAAAAGGCCGTGCTGAGTTTGAAGATCTAGTTTATCACAATCTAAAAGACCCAGGTGCCGCTTCAGGAATGAATTCAATCACTCCGACAGGCGTACAGACAGGTTTAGGTGTCAGAACTGCTGCTATTCAAAAAGACTTCACAGGTGGAAGCGCGATCATCACGCGTAATCCTTTAGATCTACAAATTGAAGGCGCTGGTTTTTTCCAAGTTAGAACTCCGGATGGGGAAATTTCTTACACACGTGATGGCTCTTTTAAAAAAGATGCGGGTGGCCGTGTTGTGGATAAAAATGGAAATGCTTTGATTCCAGAGATCGTTGTTCCGCCGAATACAATGGCTTTAGAAATTTCACCATCAGGTGAAGTGCGCAGTATTACAGATCAAGCCGGAGAACCACAGGTTCTAGGGCAAATTGATCTAGCGAGTTTTATTAACCCAGCAGGATTAAAAAATGTAGGTAAAAATCTATTCTTACCTACGGCAGCTAGTGGTCAGCCACAGCAAGCACGCCCAGGAACTTCTGGTCTTGGTTACTTAGCTCAAGGTGAGCTTGAAGGAAGTAACGTGAATATCGTAGATGAAATGGTGAATATGATCAGTGCGCAAAGAGCGTACGAAACCAATTCAAAAGTTGTTCAGACTGCGGACCAAATGATGCAAACGGCGGTAAACATCAAATGA
- the flgF gene encoding flagellar basal-body rod protein FlgF: MSTKGIFTALSGALAQTQKIDTIANNIANVNTTGFKRDQQTFGEYLTAFEKEPQVIQVPRVPASIESFYDMNGGDKAFVNSTGTYTNFEQGSLKHTGGKLDVAIDGAGFFEVMTPSGVQITRAGNFTLDGDGQLVTKDGFPVLMDAADDTPPEDRIMRFTGQGQPSISDAGEVFDGAQNLGRLSLIQVSNPDSLLKVGSNNYTFKPELPSEVTRVATPNLKQGFLETSNVNIVQEMTEMISAQRVFEGTQKAISAYDSMADKSINVIGNTKG; this comes from the coding sequence ATGAGTACAAAAGGTATATTTACAGCTTTGAGTGGAGCATTAGCACAAACTCAAAAGATCGATACGATTGCGAATAATATAGCTAATGTGAACACGACAGGCTTTAAACGTGATCAACAGACCTTTGGCGAGTACCTCACGGCATTTGAAAAAGAGCCGCAAGTTATTCAAGTACCACGTGTGCCAGCTTCAATCGAAAGTTTTTACGACATGAATGGTGGAGACAAAGCATTTGTTAATTCCACTGGTACCTACACGAACTTTGAACAGGGCAGCTTAAAACATACTGGTGGTAAGCTAGATGTGGCTATTGATGGTGCGGGTTTCTTCGAAGTTATGACTCCCTCTGGTGTGCAAATTACTAGAGCTGGTAATTTTACGTTAGATGGCGATGGACAATTAGTAACGAAAGATGGTTTTCCTGTGCTGATGGATGCTGCGGATGATACTCCACCGGAAGATCGCATTATGCGTTTTACTGGGCAAGGTCAGCCTTCGATCTCGGACGCGGGTGAAGTTTTTGACGGAGCTCAGAATCTAGGTCGCTTGTCGCTTATTCAAGTGTCTAACCCAGACAGCTTATTAAAAGTAGGAAGCAATAACTATACATTCAAACCCGAGTTGCCATCTGAGGTCACTCGTGTAGCCACGCCGAATCTTAAACAGGGCTTCTTGGAAACAAGTAACGTGAACATCGTGCAAGAAATGACCGAGATGATTTCCGCACAAAGAGTTTTTGAAGGAACGCAAAAAGCGATCAGTGCGTATGACTCAATGGCTGATAAATCGATTAATGTAATTGGAAATACAAAGGGGTAA
- a CDS encoding lytic transglycosylase domain-containing protein: protein MGLSSVAFASTQTGGAASARTPAVANSGSATAAQTQAQADLTLKQKLKLLEKKQTNTSDHFIFDLPVTYNKKVATWISFFQTRGKNFFRNWLEKSTKYMPLLQSELKKAGLPTDLAYMVMIESGFSATAVSTAKAVGPWQFIESTGRNYGLKKNWWLDERRDIKKSTQAAIRYLKDLRQEFGSWYLVAASYNMGENGLRRQIRKHGTNDYWELVRLKALPQETQDYVPKILAAMMIAKAPNLYGFRDLDAQYPLQYEVVWAPAGTDLENLAEHLNVTKKAIRDLNAELLLGYVPRQVDGHHIRIPLGSLGMARQFFRDQNKKYALD, encoded by the coding sequence TTGGGACTAAGTTCAGTGGCTTTTGCCTCTACACAAACTGGTGGCGCAGCTAGTGCTCGCACACCGGCTGTAGCTAACTCTGGATCTGCTACAGCTGCGCAGACGCAAGCACAAGCCGATCTGACATTAAAACAAAAGCTCAAGCTTCTGGAAAAGAAGCAAACTAATACTAGCGATCATTTCATTTTCGATTTACCTGTGACGTACAATAAAAAAGTAGCCACATGGATTTCTTTTTTTCAAACACGTGGTAAGAATTTTTTCCGTAACTGGCTGGAAAAATCGACGAAGTATATGCCGCTATTACAAAGTGAATTGAAAAAAGCCGGCTTACCTACAGATTTAGCCTACATGGTGATGATCGAAAGTGGATTTTCTGCGACTGCAGTCAGTACTGCAAAAGCAGTCGGTCCTTGGCAGTTCATTGAATCCACAGGTCGCAACTATGGTTTAAAAAAGAACTGGTGGTTAGATGAGCGACGCGATATCAAAAAAAGCACTCAAGCCGCCATTCGTTACCTAAAAGATCTTCGTCAAGAGTTCGGCTCGTGGTACCTCGTAGCCGCTAGCTACAATATGGGCGAAAATGGACTGCGTCGTCAGATCAGAAAACATGGCACCAATGACTACTGGGAACTTGTCCGCCTTAAAGCCCTTCCTCAAGAAACTCAGGATTATGTTCCTAAAATTCTAGCTGCGATGATGATTGCGAAAGCGCCTAATTTGTACGGCTTTCGCGATTTAGATGCGCAGTATCCATTACAGTACGAGGTGGTTTGGGCGCCAGCAGGAACAGATTTAGAAAATTTAGCTGAGCATCTGAATGTAACGAAGAAAGCCATCCGTGATTTGAATGCAGAATTGCTTTTAGGTTACGTTCCAAGACAAGTGGATGGTCATCATATACGCATTCCATTGGGATCACTCGGCATGGCACGCCAATTTTTCCGTGATCAAAACAAAAAATATGCGCTAGACTAG
- a CDS encoding regulatory protein RecX produces MPFTRRAQKQIKQPLTLIQAKRKLMDFVARRDHSEKELSQKLARYCESDIVQQTITWAREQNWLSAPETLQQQFATQLGRRGKGIHNINQKLKELGLESVKADFDNELEKARRLTFSKWNADDFRGLNVKDSQKLRAKIIRFLTTRGYEGAVISSILKNDFNTVTQTAIQDEDLSYDDEY; encoded by the coding sequence ATGCCTTTTACCAGACGTGCACAGAAACAAATCAAACAGCCCCTGACACTGATTCAGGCTAAAAGAAAGCTGATGGATTTTGTCGCACGCCGTGATCACTCTGAAAAAGAACTCTCGCAAAAACTAGCCCGCTACTGCGAATCCGATATTGTCCAACAGACAATCACATGGGCGCGCGAACAGAATTGGCTTTCTGCACCCGAGACGTTACAGCAGCAATTCGCTACACAGCTTGGTCGTCGCGGCAAAGGTATTCACAACATTAATCAAAAGTTAAAAGAGCTTGGACTTGAATCCGTCAAAGCTGATTTTGACAATGAACTTGAGAAAGCCAGACGCCTGACTTTTTCCAAATGGAATGCGGATGACTTTCGCGGTCTGAACGTTAAAGACTCGCAAAAGTTACGCGCTAAAATTATAAGGTTTCTTACAACTCGCGGCTACGAAGGTGCCGTGATCAGCTCAATTTTAAAAAATGATTTTAACACTGTGACACAAACAGCGATACAAGATGAGGATCTTTCATATGATGACGAGTACTGA
- a CDS encoding CinA family protein — translation MKTNAVKSKSELQNTLQSSVVGTVRVLRDNGLTVGFAESCTGGLLSSSFTELAGVSDVFTGSIISYDNSVKKQLLQVSEETLQTRGAVSSETAHQMAEGALRSLGVSIAVSVTGIAGPSGGTAEKPVGTVFIAIAGSGREEMETHVRQYLFAGDRKEVQLQTCIEAIKFLNEFINKK, via the coding sequence ATGAAAACAAATGCGGTAAAATCTAAATCTGAACTTCAAAATACGCTACAGTCCTCAGTTGTAGGCACTGTGCGGGTTCTTCGTGACAACGGTCTGACAGTGGGCTTTGCTGAGAGCTGCACAGGTGGACTTTTGTCTAGCTCGTTTACCGAGTTGGCAGGGGTTTCAGATGTTTTTACCGGATCCATCATTAGTTACGACAACAGTGTAAAAAAACAGCTTCTACAGGTTTCAGAGGAAACTTTGCAAACACGCGGAGCTGTCAGTTCTGAGACCGCACATCAGATGGCTGAAGGCGCTTTGCGCTCTTTAGGCGTATCGATTGCGGTATCGGTAACGGGCATAGCTGGTCCGAGCGGCGGAACAGCAGAAAAGCCAGTGGGAACTGTCTTTATTGCTATTGCTGGTTCGGGACGTGAAGAGATGGAAACCCATGTGCGGCAGTATCTTTTCGCGGGTGATCGCAAAGAGGTGCAGCTTCAAACATGTATTGAAGCGATTAAATTTTTAAATGAGTTTATTAACAAAAAATAA
- a CDS encoding phosphatidylglycerophosphatase A has translation MLLNSLLIQIATFFSVGKFPKAPGTVGTLATIPLWYLLSQTGPLIYMLVTFLLFPLGVMAAQAYENHIGKHDSKEIVIDEVVGFLITMTWLPLTWQSVVIGFLVFRVLDIVKPPPIRQLDQKVQGGFGVMVDDVVAGVIGSIIMQLIYTQTNWLGVQISVLTSN, from the coding sequence ATGTTGCTCAATTCGTTGCTGATACAGATCGCGACATTTTTTTCGGTAGGTAAATTTCCCAAGGCACCCGGAACAGTCGGGACCTTGGCGACTATTCCGCTGTGGTACTTGCTGTCTCAGACAGGTCCTCTGATCTATATGTTGGTGACCTTTCTATTATTTCCGTTAGGGGTAATGGCGGCTCAGGCTTACGAAAATCATATTGGTAAGCACGATTCAAAAGAAATTGTGATTGATGAAGTCGTGGGCTTTTTGATTACTATGACGTGGTTGCCCTTAACATGGCAAAGCGTCGTGATTGGTTTCTTGGTCTTTCGCGTCCTCGATATTGTAAAGCCCCCTCCAATTCGTCAATTGGATCAAAAGGTTCAAGGTGGCTTTGGGGTTATGGTAGATGATGTGGTTGCTGGCGTAATAGGCAGTATTATAATGCAGCTCATCTATACCCAGACTAATTGGCTGGGTGTGCAAATTTCTGTTTTGACATCCAATTAA
- a CDS encoding SPFH domain-containing protein, translated as MEFGLITMALILIGIGSVVGGIFVTVQQGTVSVITMFGKYRRIMYPGLNFKIPFLEVVFRRISIQNQSVELQFQAITQDQANVNFKAMLLYSVIDQTEETIKSVAFKFIDFGSLMQTLNRTVEGSVRGFVATKRQNEILGLRRDIVEAVKANLDEDLKSWGYHLIDLQLNDISFDETIMQSMAQVVASSNLKAAAENEAQALLIRKTKEAEASGLAVKISADAERAAAQMRGEGIALFREEVAKGMNKAALEMKAAGLDSSFILFSMWTDAIKHFAENGKGNVIFLDGSNEGLDKTMKHMMALSHVQDNKLQK; from the coding sequence GTGGAATTTGGTTTGATTACAATGGCTCTGATTTTAATCGGAATAGGCTCAGTTGTTGGCGGAATCTTTGTGACCGTTCAGCAAGGAACAGTCAGCGTGATTACAATGTTCGGAAAGTACCGCCGAATCATGTATCCGGGTTTAAATTTTAAAATCCCATTTCTTGAAGTGGTTTTTCGTCGTATTTCCATCCAAAATCAATCGGTAGAGTTACAGTTTCAGGCGATCACTCAAGATCAGGCCAACGTAAACTTTAAAGCGATGTTGCTTTACTCGGTTATTGATCAAACAGAAGAGACGATCAAAAGCGTGGCTTTTAAATTCATCGATTTCGGCAGCTTGATGCAGACTCTTAATCGCACAGTTGAGGGTAGTGTTCGTGGATTCGTGGCAACGAAAAGACAAAATGAAATTTTAGGTTTACGTCGTGATATTGTAGAAGCGGTTAAAGCCAATTTAGATGAAGATCTAAAAAGCTGGGGATATCATCTTATCGACTTACAATTAAATGACATTTCATTCGACGAAACGATTATGCAATCTATGGCGCAAGTTGTGGCTTCAAGTAATTTAAAAGCCGCGGCAGAGAATGAAGCACAGGCGTTATTGATTCGTAAAACAAAAGAGGCTGAGGCCAGTGGTTTGGCTGTGAAAATCTCGGCTGATGCGGAAAGAGCAGCTGCACAGATGCGCGGTGAAGGTATTGCACTTTTCCGTGAAGAGGTTGCAAAAGGTATGAATAAAGCCGCTTTAGAAATGAAAGCGGCTGGCTTAGACAGTTCATTTATCTTATTTTCTATGTGGACAGATGCGATTAAGCATTTTGCAGAAAATGGTAAAGGCAATGTGATTTTCTTGGATGGCTCGAATGAAGGTCTTGATAAAACCATGAAACACATGATGGCTTTAAGCCATGTTCAAGATAACAAACTTCAAAAGTAA